From Calothrix sp. PCC 6303, a single genomic window includes:
- a CDS encoding SH3 domain-containing protein: protein MSKSQLFKVLMASAVILSSALPASATPSISKQNLIANNSLQFHEGTLVSQSGTAEICTRDGDDLNMRSGPGTNFRRVYQVPSGAVVSVSNIVRRGRFYWYQITFRNQTGYVRGDFICNPT from the coding sequence ATGTCTAAATCTCAACTTTTTAAAGTTTTGATGGCAAGTGCTGTGATTCTAAGTTCTGCCCTCCCTGCAAGTGCTACACCTTCTATCTCCAAACAAAATTTGATTGCTAATAATTCTCTTCAATTTCATGAAGGAACATTAGTTAGTCAGTCCGGTACTGCTGAAATTTGTACGAGAGATGGAGATGATCTGAATATGCGTAGTGGTCCTGGAACTAATTTTCGTAGAGTTTATCAAGTTCCTAGTGGTGCTGTAGTAAGTGTATCAAATATAGTGAGACGTGGGCGCTTTTACTGGTATCAAATCACATTCCGCAACCAAACTGGTTACGTGCGTGGAGACTTTATTTGTAACCCAACCTAG
- a CDS encoding caspase family protein, whose protein sequence is MKRRTFIRRVGSILTVLGVAEANWLTPKSPYYQALAQSNPRKLALLVGINQYPGNSSLSGCLTDVELQRQLLINRFGFESRNILTLTDDQASRQSLEDAFLEHFVKQVKVGDTVFFHFSGYGSRVKSENVIVPVDGNLGNYILEDTLLLMLRSLPTNNVVATLDTSYNLPEQELPVSTVTRSLAAATNPINNIPAEIEFQNQFIANPRNQQSILVIKAGKHQQPSTELQMSGLSAGLFTYALTQHLWESTPATTIQTSLRRVENSLQLLGSQQQPTLWTQNQQRPLITDYLPSITVSAEGSIIASEEDGKTWQLWLGGIPAHILEYYGINSQFQVVSKDGNYVTDLIMRSRNGLIAKAQINPTDTTLPQIGQLLRESIRVLPRNISLTIALDRSLDRVERVDATSSFANISRVSNVKTGEQPGDYILGKLSPVKPEASPSSNLISISTPYGLYSLGGELIPNTDGEAGEAVKIAVQRLVPKLQTLLAAKLWQLTDNQISSGLPIKVSLEMLNGVSPKVLMQRETQRIQSSETEKPCFTIPIGSRIQYRIENKCDRTLYLMLLGLDSLKNPFILYPGQQTTDTTPATLRNLTIEPGSSITVPQTAPGFDWVMQGLTNLWQTQLIFSTAPFTQSITTLATTKLPPTQQQRIIPLSNPCEVSQAILQDLHNANVQNKETGDNYILNVNNWASLGFIFQVL, encoded by the coding sequence ATGAAGCGGCGAACTTTCATCCGTCGTGTTGGTTCGATTTTAACGGTTTTGGGGGTAGCTGAAGCTAATTGGCTAACCCCGAAAAGTCCTTATTATCAAGCCTTAGCACAATCGAATCCTCGTAAGTTGGCTTTGCTAGTTGGGATTAATCAATACCCAGGAAATTCTTCCTTGAGTGGTTGTTTGACGGATGTGGAATTACAACGTCAACTTTTGATAAACCGATTCGGATTTGAATCCCGCAATATCTTGACTTTGACAGATGATCAAGCCTCACGCCAATCTTTAGAAGATGCATTTTTAGAGCATTTTGTCAAGCAAGTAAAAGTTGGAGATACGGTTTTTTTCCATTTTAGTGGTTATGGAAGTCGAGTAAAGTCAGAAAATGTCATAGTTCCAGTTGATGGGAACCTTGGCAACTATATTTTAGAAGATACATTGCTTTTGATGTTGCGATCGCTGCCGACAAATAACGTTGTAGCGACGTTGGATACCAGTTATAATCTACCAGAGCAGGAACTACCTGTCAGTACAGTTACCCGCTCATTAGCTGCTGCCACAAACCCCATTAATAACATACCAGCAGAAATTGAATTTCAAAATCAATTTATAGCAAATCCCAGAAATCAACAATCCATCCTAGTAATTAAAGCTGGAAAACACCAGCAACCATCCACAGAGTTACAGATGTCTGGTTTGAGTGCCGGATTATTTACCTATGCTTTGACACAGCATTTGTGGGAAAGCACCCCAGCAACCACCATCCAAACCAGTTTACGCCGAGTTGAAAATTCCCTACAACTTTTAGGAAGTCAGCAACAACCAACTTTGTGGACTCAGAATCAGCAGCGTCCTTTAATTACTGATTATTTACCCAGCATTACTGTAAGTGCAGAAGGTTCCATCATTGCCAGCGAAGAAGATGGGAAAACCTGGCAACTATGGTTAGGGGGAATCCCCGCACATATTTTGGAGTATTACGGCATTAATTCTCAATTTCAGGTAGTTAGCAAAGATGGTAATTATGTCACTGATCTAATTATGCGATCGCGTAATGGTTTAATTGCCAAAGCCCAAATTAATCCAACCGACACCACATTACCCCAAATTGGGCAACTGCTGCGGGAATCAATTAGAGTTTTACCCCGAAATATCAGTTTGACAATAGCATTAGATCGCAGTTTAGATCGAGTTGAACGAGTTGATGCCACAAGTTCCTTTGCTAACATTTCCCGTGTATCCAACGTCAAAACTGGTGAACAACCTGGAGATTATATCTTGGGTAAATTGTCCCCAGTCAAACCAGAAGCATCCCCAAGTAGTAACTTAATATCCATCTCTACCCCCTATGGATTATATTCCCTGGGAGGCGAATTGATTCCCAACACCGATGGCGAAGCGGGGGAAGCAGTCAAAATCGCCGTACAAAGGTTGGTACCAAAACTACAAACCTTACTAGCAGCCAAATTATGGCAACTTACCGACAATCAAATATCTTCCGGATTGCCAATTAAAGTTAGCTTAGAAATGCTAAACGGAGTATCACCCAAAGTACTAATGCAGCGGGAAACCCAGCGAATCCAAAGCAGTGAAACCGAAAAACCCTGCTTTACTATCCCCATTGGTAGCCGTATTCAATACCGGATTGAGAACAAATGCGATCGCACTCTCTATTTAATGCTACTAGGTTTAGATAGCCTTAAAAATCCCTTCATCCTATACCCTGGACAGCAAACCACCGATACCACCCCAGCAACCTTAAGAAATCTCACCATCGAACCCGGTTCCAGCATTACAGTACCACAGACAGCCCCAGGATTTGACTGGGTGATGCAGGGACTTACCAATTTATGGCAAACTCAACTGATTTTTAGTACCGCACCTTTCACCCAAAGCATTACTACCTTAGCAACTACAAAGCTACCACCAACTCAACAACAAAGGATTATTCCTTTATCTAATCCTTGCGAAGTTTCCCAAGCAATTTTACAAGATTTGCATAATGCTAATGTGCAAAATAAAGAAACAGGTGATAATTACATTTTGAATGTCAATAATTGGGCTAGTTTAGGTTTTATATTCCAAGTTCTGTAA
- the sat gene encoding sulfate adenylyltransferase, giving the protein MSYQKEAIAAHGGQLINRIATPAQRDEFLSKADYLPRVHLDERAVSDLEMIAIGAFSPLTGFMNQADYNGVVADMHLANGVAWSIPVTLSVSTDVAASLKEGSLIRLDNSQGDYIGVLELTEKYTYDKKREAINVYRTEDDNHPGVKVVYNQGDVYLAGDIWLLQRQPHPLFPNYQIDPAASRQMFAEKGWKTIVGFQTRNPIHRAHEYIQKCAMETVDGLFLHPLVGATKEDDIPADVRMRCYEVLLENHYPKDRVILAINPAAMRYAGPREAIFHALVRKNYGCTHFIVGRDHAGVGDYYGTYDAQYIFDEFKPGELGITPMMFEHAFYCLRSKQMATSKTSPSTPAERVHLSGTKVREMLRRGELPPPEFSRPEVAAELARAMQNQLTVSS; this is encoded by the coding sequence TTGAGTTACCAGAAAGAAGCCATTGCAGCCCACGGTGGGCAATTGATAAACCGCATTGCTACCCCCGCACAACGGGACGAATTTCTCTCAAAGGCTGATTATCTCCCCCGTGTTCACCTTGATGAACGTGCAGTATCTGATTTGGAAATGATTGCTATTGGTGCTTTTAGCCCCTTAACAGGCTTTATGAACCAAGCCGATTATAACGGTGTGGTGGCTGATATGCACCTCGCTAATGGTGTTGCATGGTCAATTCCTGTAACTTTATCGGTATCAACAGATGTGGCAGCATCTCTAAAAGAGGGTAGTCTAATTCGCCTTGATAATTCTCAAGGTGATTATATCGGCGTATTGGAACTGACTGAGAAATACACATACGACAAAAAGCGGGAAGCAATTAATGTCTACCGCACCGAAGATGATAACCACCCCGGTGTCAAAGTTGTTTATAACCAAGGTGATGTCTATCTAGCTGGTGATATCTGGTTACTGCAACGACAACCTCACCCCCTATTCCCCAATTATCAAATTGATCCGGCTGCATCACGCCAAATGTTCGCCGAAAAAGGTTGGAAAACAATTGTTGGTTTCCAAACCCGCAACCCCATCCACCGCGCCCATGAGTATATCCAAAAATGTGCCATGGAAACCGTTGATGGTTTATTTCTACACCCATTGGTGGGGGCAACGAAAGAAGATGATATTCCAGCAGATGTGCGGATGCGCTGCTATGAAGTTCTTTTAGAAAACCATTATCCGAAGGATCGGGTAATTTTAGCAATTAACCCGGCGGCAATGCGCTATGCTGGTCCGCGAGAAGCAATTTTCCATGCTTTAGTTCGCAAAAATTATGGCTGTACCCATTTTATTGTCGGACGAGATCATGCGGGTGTTGGCGATTATTATGGAACCTATGACGCGCAATATATCTTTGATGAGTTTAAACCAGGGGAATTGGGTATCACTCCCATGATGTTTGAACATGCTTTTTACTGTCTCCGCAGTAAGCAAATGGCAACATCTAAAACTAGCCCCAGTACCCCCGCTGAAAGGGTACATCTTTCGGGTACTAAGGTAAGGGAAATGTTGCGTCGCGGTGAATTACCACCTCCAGAGTTTTCCCGTCCCGAAGTTGCGGCTGAGTTGGCAAGGGCAATGCAAAATCAGTTAACAGTTAGCAGTTAA
- a CDS encoding B12-binding domain-containing radical SAM protein, with protein sequence MTSSVFANESLLFQPATPKHDAVPLIFAFPNEYTVGITSLGYQVVWATLVMREDLQVSRLFTDIHEPLPREPEILGFSVSWELDYVNILNLLESLHVPIQANSRTDNHPLVFGGGPVLTANPEPYANFFDVILLGDGENLLGNFIDAYQAVRNANRETKLKALAQVPGIYIPSLYRVEYHSLDGAIKSIQPVSSEIPATVQKQTYRGNTLSASTVVTEKAAWENIFMVEVVRSCPEMCRFCLASYLTLPFRTASLEDSLIPAIERGLQVTNRLGLLGASVTQHPEFSDLLAYINQPKYDHVRLSIASVRTNTVTEELARTLAKRDTKSLTIAVESGSERVRKIVNKKLEQADIIQAGINAKVGGLSGLKLYGMVGIPGEETEDLEQTVAMMMQMKKAAPGLRLTFGCSTFVPKAHTPFQWFGVNKQAEKRLQFLQKNLQPKGIDFRPESYNWSIIQTLLSRGDRRLSQLLLLTRDFGDSLGSYKRAFKELKGKIPSLDFYVYDNFAHDQILPWNHLQGALPQSTLLKHLAEATSQFEYSVV encoded by the coding sequence ATGACATCATCCGTATTCGCTAACGAGTCCCTACTTTTCCAACCTGCTACCCCCAAACATGACGCAGTTCCCCTAATTTTTGCCTTCCCCAATGAGTACACAGTGGGGATTACTAGCCTGGGATACCAAGTGGTATGGGCAACTTTAGTCATGCGAGAGGATTTACAAGTTAGTCGGTTATTTACCGATATCCATGAACCACTACCGAGGGAACCAGAAATTTTAGGTTTTTCGGTTTCTTGGGAATTAGATTATGTGAATATTTTGAATCTGTTGGAATCTTTACATGTTCCCATTCAAGCAAACTCCCGCACTGATAATCATCCCTTAGTTTTTGGTGGGGGTCCAGTTCTCACCGCAAATCCTGAACCCTATGCGAATTTTTTTGATGTGATTCTTTTAGGAGATGGGGAAAATCTTCTGGGTAATTTTATTGATGCATATCAAGCAGTCAGAAATGCCAACCGCGAAACCAAATTAAAAGCACTTGCACAGGTACCCGGAATCTATATTCCCAGTTTATATAGAGTGGAATATCACAGTTTAGATGGTGCCATTAAATCTATTCAACCTGTTAGTTCCGAAATCCCTGCAACCGTCCAAAAACAAACCTATCGCGGTAACACCCTCTCAGCTTCTACTGTTGTCACCGAAAAAGCCGCTTGGGAAAATATCTTTATGGTGGAAGTGGTGAGAAGTTGCCCGGAAATGTGCCGTTTTTGTTTAGCAAGTTATCTCACTTTACCTTTTAGAACTGCAAGTTTAGAAGATTCATTAATTCCGGCAATTGAACGCGGTTTACAGGTGACAAATCGCTTAGGATTATTGGGTGCATCGGTGACACAACACCCAGAATTTTCCGATTTATTGGCATATATCAACCAGCCGAAATACGATCATGTGCGTTTGAGTATTGCTTCTGTGAGAACAAATACCGTCACCGAAGAATTAGCTAGAACCTTAGCTAAACGTGATACAAAATCCTTGACAATTGCCGTAGAAAGTGGTTCAGAAAGGGTGAGAAAAATAGTTAATAAGAAATTAGAACAAGCAGATATCATCCAGGCGGGAATTAATGCCAAAGTTGGCGGTTTATCTGGCTTAAAACTCTATGGCATGGTGGGAATTCCTGGCGAGGAAACAGAAGATTTAGAGCAAACTGTAGCCATGATGATGCAGATGAAAAAAGCTGCACCGGGACTTAGATTAACCTTTGGCTGTAGCACTTTTGTCCCCAAAGCACATACACCTTTCCAATGGTTTGGAGTGAATAAACAAGCTGAGAAACGCTTACAATTTTTACAAAAGAATTTGCAACCCAAAGGAATCGATTTTCGCCCCGAAAGCTATAATTGGTCAATTATTCAAACATTACTATCCCGTGGAGATAGGCGACTTTCTCAGTTGTTACTCCTAACCAGAGACTTTGGAGATTCTCTAGGCAGCTATAAACGAGCATTTAAAGAATTAAAAGGGAAAATTCCTAGCTTAGATTTCTACGTTTATGATAATTTTGCCCACGACCAAATTTTGCCGTGGAATCATTTACAAGGAGCGCTACCACAGTCTACACTATTGAAGCATTTAGCTGAAGCTACAAGCCAGTTTGAATATTCAGTAGTTTAA
- a CDS encoding CPXCG motif-containing cysteine-rich protein, protein MQTTAEYYCAFCGEENTTFIDISAGSQQKYVEDCQVCCRPNILYVRIDEDTLDVEIDTEYEE, encoded by the coding sequence ATGCAAACAACAGCAGAATACTATTGTGCCTTTTGTGGTGAGGAAAATACAACTTTTATCGATATTAGCGCTGGTTCTCAGCAAAAATATGTCGAAGATTGTCAAGTATGTTGCCGTCCGAATATTTTGTATGTGCGGATTGACGAAGATACCCTAGATGTGGAGATTGACACGGAGTACGAGGAGTAA
- a CDS encoding alkaline phosphatase D family protein: MHSSKPNSLSRRQFLLTSATVTSTIIGTDIINKLAFAQAPAIITSEKNRPQISYGVMSGDVNSNSAVIWSRSDRPAKMIVEYSLDESFRKVKRFFGSNALTNTDFTARANLKNLPQGRQFFYRVIFEDLNHSNIQSVPYLGKFQTIGNNKKDLKKDIYFAWSGDTAGQGWGINPEFGGMKIYETIRKLKPDFFIHSGDYIYADVPISSEVKLDDGTIWKNITTAEKSKVAETIAEFRGNYIYNLLDENVRRFNAEIPQLVQWDDHEVRNNWYPTQIIADDERYQVKDISLLAKRAKQAFLEYTPIQLNSQQQPIYRSFDYGKNLEVLMLDQRSYRGANSANRQTTASAETAFMGNSQIKWLKNKLLNSTATWKIIASDMPLGLIVGDGKDKFENSANGDGIPLGRELEIADLLRFIKQKNIKNIVWLTADVHYAAAHYYDPNQAQFQDFKPFWEFVAGPLNSGTFGPNKLDNTFGPQVKFNSVPADMKQNQPPSAGLQFFGTVKIDANTKVMTVTLLNLGGEKLYSVNLPPENSALTQ; this comes from the coding sequence ATGCATTCTTCAAAACCCAATTCACTATCACGTCGTCAATTTCTACTTACATCCGCAACAGTTACTAGTACGATTATCGGCACAGATATTATTAATAAATTAGCATTTGCCCAAGCCCCTGCCATTATTACATCCGAAAAAAATCGCCCTCAAATTTCCTACGGTGTCATGAGTGGTGATGTTAATAGTAACTCTGCGGTGATTTGGAGTCGTAGTGATAGACCTGCCAAAATGATTGTGGAATATTCACTTGATGAATCATTTAGGAAAGTAAAGCGGTTTTTTGGGAGTAACGCCTTAACAAATACTGATTTTACAGCACGGGCAAATCTCAAAAATTTACCCCAGGGACGACAATTTTTTTATCGAGTAATTTTTGAAGATCTCAATCATAGTAATATTCAAAGTGTTCCTTATTTAGGTAAATTTCAAACTATAGGGAATAATAAAAAAGATCTCAAAAAAGATATATACTTTGCCTGGTCAGGTGATACAGCAGGGCAAGGATGGGGTATTAATCCTGAATTTGGAGGCATGAAAATCTATGAGACTATTCGCAAACTAAAACCAGATTTTTTCATTCACTCCGGCGATTATATCTATGCTGATGTACCAATTAGTTCAGAAGTAAAACTAGATGATGGGACTATTTGGAAAAACATCACCACAGCCGAAAAATCAAAGGTTGCCGAAACTATAGCAGAATTTCGTGGGAATTATATCTATAATTTGCTAGATGAAAATGTCAGACGCTTTAATGCTGAAATTCCCCAATTAGTGCAATGGGATGACCACGAAGTCAGAAATAATTGGTATCCAACCCAAATAATTGCAGATGACGAACGTTATCAAGTTAAAGATATTTCACTATTAGCTAAAAGAGCTAAACAAGCTTTTTTAGAATATACGCCGATTCAGCTAAATTCTCAACAACAACCTATTTATCGGAGTTTTGATTATGGAAAAAACTTAGAAGTCTTAATGCTAGATCAACGTAGTTATCGAGGAGCCAATTCAGCTAATCGCCAAACTACTGCTAGTGCCGAAACAGCATTTATGGGCAACTCTCAAATTAAATGGTTGAAAAACAAATTATTAAATTCCACTGCAACATGGAAAATAATTGCCAGCGATATGCCACTAGGTTTAATTGTTGGAGATGGCAAAGATAAATTTGAAAATTCTGCAAATGGGGATGGAATTCCTTTAGGAAGAGAATTAGAAATTGCTGACTTACTGCGATTTATTAAACAAAAAAACATTAAAAATATTGTTTGGTTAACAGCCGATGTACACTATGCAGCAGCACATTACTATGACCCGAATCAGGCACAGTTTCAAGATTTTAAACCCTTTTGGGAATTCGTAGCGGGACCTTTGAATTCTGGAACATTCGGACCAAATAAATTAGATAATACATTTGGTCCCCAGGTTAAGTTTAATAGTGTTCCGGCAGATATGAAACAAAACCAACCACCATCAGCAGGTTTGCAATTTTTTGGCACAGTCAAAATTGATGCTAATACAAAAGTGATGACGGTGACATTACTTAATTTAGGTGGAGAAAAATTGTATAGTGTCAATTTGCCACCGGAAAACTCAGCACTTACGCAATGA
- a CDS encoding ABC transporter permease, translated as MPEGIIKLDFIDLAAAVALIAITIGLSAWERLGIEFNLLIATGRTILQLMVLGYILEFIFALNSPVAVFAILIIILTISAIALRNRIAPKLPLLLPLVWGAMLVSTLLTLGYINLLILQPEPWFAPRYLIPLGGIILASSMNVAAIAGERLVKTIDSSHLEIETHLSLGATPQQAVAKYRQEAIKAAMSPTINQMMLVGMVTLPGVFSGQLLGGVKAEEAASYQVIILCAIAFANLLTTILLTRGLSRQFFNNVAQLI; from the coding sequence ATGCCAGAAGGAATTATCAAGTTAGATTTTATTGATTTGGCTGCTGCTGTCGCTTTGATAGCTATAACCATTGGTTTATCTGCCTGGGAAAGGTTGGGAATCGAGTTTAACCTGCTGATAGCAACGGGAAGAACAATCCTCCAATTAATGGTTTTAGGGTATATTTTAGAATTTATTTTTGCTTTAAATAGTCCTGTTGCAGTTTTCGCAATTTTAATTATCATACTGACAATTAGCGCGATCGCACTTCGCAACCGCATCGCTCCCAAGCTACCTTTATTGTTACCCTTGGTGTGGGGTGCGATGTTGGTGAGTACACTGTTAACCCTGGGATACATCAACTTGCTGATTCTTCAACCTGAACCGTGGTTTGCACCGAGGTATTTGATTCCTTTGGGGGGAATCATTTTAGCAAGTTCCATGAATGTCGCAGCAATTGCCGGGGAACGTTTGGTAAAAACTATTGATTCGAGTCACCTAGAAATTGAAACCCACCTCAGTTTGGGTGCAACCCCCCAACAAGCAGTAGCTAAATATCGTCAAGAAGCCATCAAAGCCGCAATGTCACCGACAATTAATCAAATGATGCTAGTGGGGATGGTGACACTACCAGGGGTATTTTCTGGGCAGTTGCTGGGGGGTGTGAAAGCAGAAGAAGCCGCATCCTATCAGGTTATTATTCTGTGCGCGATCGCATTCGCCAATTTATTGACTACAATCTTGCTAACACGGGGATTATCACGTCAATTTTTTAACAATGTGGCACAGCTAATTTAA
- a CDS encoding DegT/DnrJ/EryC1/StrS family aminotransferase, with translation MVPSLNSIPAFDNKLQYASMEAEISAAVLDVLASGRYIGGPVIEGFEQQFAAYHRVSNCIACNSGTDALYLALRALEIGAGDEVITTPFTFIATSEVISAVGAKPVFIDINPGTYNLDLRQLAAAITPKTRAVIPVHLFGQPVDMDSLMELATAKNIFVIEDCAQSTGATWGRKKVGSIGHVGCFSFYPTKNLGGCGDGGAITTNDPELAAMMRVIKNHGQSNQYYYEAVGVNSRLDAIQAAILQIKLKYLDMWNQQRRAIASRYHSPLSQIPGIIIPQELSKGKGVWNQYTIRVLDGKRDWLRQKLQELGVNTMVYYPMPLHLQPVYANLNYEPGQLPVSEQISHEVLSLPMFPELSEEQQEQVIYALKDSLS, from the coding sequence ATGGTGCCAAGTCTAAATTCGATCCCTGCTTTTGATAATAAATTGCAATATGCCAGTATGGAAGCCGAAATTAGTGCTGCTGTGCTGGATGTATTAGCCTCCGGACGCTACATTGGTGGACCTGTAATTGAAGGTTTTGAACAGCAGTTTGCAGCGTATCATCGTGTATCAAATTGTATCGCCTGCAATTCTGGGACTGATGCCCTTTATCTGGCTTTACGTGCTTTGGAAATTGGTGCCGGGGATGAGGTTATAACCACACCTTTTACCTTTATTGCCACTTCGGAAGTAATTAGTGCTGTGGGGGCAAAACCCGTATTTATCGATATTAATCCTGGTACATACAATCTTGATTTAAGACAGTTAGCAGCCGCAATTACACCGAAAACTAGAGCCGTAATTCCAGTACATTTATTTGGGCAACCTGTAGATATGGATTCCCTGATGGAATTAGCTACAGCTAAAAATATTTTTGTGATTGAAGATTGTGCCCAATCAACCGGGGCAACTTGGGGAAGGAAAAAAGTAGGTAGTATTGGTCATGTTGGATGTTTTAGTTTTTACCCAACAAAGAATTTAGGCGGCTGTGGTGATGGAGGTGCAATTACTACAAACGACCCAGAATTGGCGGCAATGATGCGAGTGATTAAAAATCATGGTCAATCAAACCAGTATTATTACGAAGCAGTAGGTGTAAATAGTCGCTTAGATGCGATTCAGGCAGCAATTTTACAAATCAAGCTGAAATATTTAGATATGTGGAATCAGCAGCGGAGAGCGATCGCATCACGCTACCATAGCCCTTTATCTCAGATCCCCGGTATCATCATCCCCCAAGAATTATCCAAGGGTAAAGGTGTATGGAATCAGTACACAATCCGCGTTTTGGATGGGAAACGGGATTGGTTACGGCAAAAATTACAAGAACTTGGTGTAAATACAATGGTTTACTATCCAATGCCATTACATTTACAGCCAGTTTACGCCAATTTGAACTACGAACCTGGACAACTTCCTGTTTCTGAGCAAATTAGTCACGAAGTATTATCTTTACCCATGTTTCCTGAACTGAGTGAAGAACAGCAGGAACAGGTAATTTATGCACTGAAAGATTCTTTGAGTTAA
- a CDS encoding DUF561 domain-containing protein yields MTMHSTLQRAFAIRRALKVISGLNNFDASSVSAIAKAAELGGATFVDIAADPELVKLVKSLINLPVCVSAVEPRKFVEAVAAGADLIEIGNFDSFYAQGRRFEAEEVLALTVQTRALVPEITLSVTVPHILTLDKQVELAEELVKVGADIIQTEGGTSSHPTHSGTLGMIEKAAPTVAAAYEISRAVSVPVLCASGISSVTAPIATAAGAAGVGVGSAINQLNSEIAMIAAVRGLVEALATSNTSSHNFA; encoded by the coding sequence ATGACAATGCATTCTACTCTTCAACGTGCATTCGCTATTCGCCGCGCACTAAAAGTAATCAGCGGTTTAAATAATTTTGATGCATCTAGCGTTAGCGCGATCGCTAAAGCTGCCGAACTCGGTGGTGCAACGTTTGTTGATATCGCTGCCGATCCGGAATTAGTCAAATTAGTTAAAAGCTTGATTAATTTACCTGTTTGTGTATCAGCAGTTGAACCACGGAAATTTGTGGAAGCTGTGGCAGCAGGTGCCGATTTAATTGAAATTGGTAATTTTGATTCATTTTATGCCCAAGGCAGACGATTTGAGGCAGAAGAAGTATTAGCGCTAACTGTCCAAACTCGCGCTTTAGTTCCTGAAATTACTTTGTCGGTAACGGTTCCCCATATTCTAACTTTGGATAAACAAGTTGAATTAGCCGAAGAATTGGTAAAAGTTGGGGCTGATATTATTCAAACTGAAGGTGGTACCAGCAGTCATCCAACACATTCTGGTACTTTGGGAATGATTGAAAAAGCAGCACCAACAGTTGCCGCAGCTTACGAGATTTCCCGCGCAGTATCGGTTCCTGTGCTCTGTGCTTCGGGTATTTCCAGTGTAACTGCTCCCATTGCCACCGCAGCGGGTGCAGCAGGTGTGGGTGTTGGTTCTGCCATTAACCAACTCAACAGCGAAATTGCCATGATTGCCGCAGTTCGCGGTTTGGTTGAAGCTTTAGCAACCAGCAATACTTCTTCCCATAACTTTGCTTAA
- a CDS encoding microviridin/marinostatin family tricyclic proteinase inhibitor, producing MSTEKQVLPFFVRYLENQAEDMSIEELNEISGGNGQVVTMAYPSDSDTADGGYSTEQPKSPFDMPKFSTNLPFPQFGYGSPYIK from the coding sequence ATGTCAACCGAGAAGCAAGTACTTCCATTTTTTGTCCGCTACTTGGAAAATCAAGCTGAGGATATGTCGATTGAGGAACTAAATGAGATTTCTGGTGGAAATGGTCAAGTTGTCACTATGGCTTATCCTTCTGATAGCGATACAGCAGATGGCGGATATTCTACAGAACAACCTAAAAGTCCTTTTGATATGCCCAAATTCTCTACCAACTTACCATTTCCTCAATTCGGTTATGGTTCTCCTTACATCAAATAG